In a genomic window of Salvelinus fontinalis isolate EN_2023a chromosome 7, ASM2944872v1, whole genome shotgun sequence:
- the LOC129858887 gene encoding uncharacterized protein slr1819-like gives MQQADMQQAVMQQAVMQQADIQQVVIQQAVMQQADMQQADMQQAVMQQADIQQADMQQADMQQADMQQADIQQALIQQAVIQQAVMQQADMQQADIQQAVIQQAVMQQALIQQAVIQQAVIQQVDMQQVDMQQALIQQAVIQQAVMQQALIQQAVIQQAVIQQVDMQQVDMQQALIQQAVIQQADMQQAVIQQAVIQQAVIQQAVMQQADMQQADMQQADMQQADIQQALIQQAVIQQADMQQADMQQADIQQAVIQQAVIQQVDMQQAVIQQVDMQQADMQQADMQQADIQQAVIQQAVIQQVDMQQADMQQADIQQAVMQQAVIQQVDMQQADIQQADIQQAVIQQVDMQQVDMQQAVIQQAVIQQVIPAHTTQKYSLLFFSHR, from the coding sequence ATGCAACAGGCAGACATGCAGCAGGCGGTCATGCAGCAGGCGGTCATGCAGCAGGCAGACATACAGCAGGTGGTCATACAGCAGGCAGTCATGCAGCAGGCAGACATGCAACAGGCGGACATGCAACAGGCGGTCATGCAGCAGGCAGACATACAGCAGGCAGACATGCAGCAGGCGGACATGCAGCAGGCGGACATGCAGCAGGCGGACATACAGCAGGCGCTCATACAGCAGGCGGTCATACAGCAGGCAGTCATGCAGCAGGCGGACATGCAGCAGGCGGACATACAGCAGGCGGTCATACAGCAGGCGGTCATGCAGCAGGCGCTCATACAGCAGGCGGTCATACAGCAGGCAGTCATACAGCAGGTGGACATGCAGCAGGTGGACATGCAGCAGGCGCTCATACAGCAGGCAGTCATACAGCAGGCGGTCATGCAGCAGGCGCTCATACAGCAGGCGGTCATACAGCAGGCAGTCATACAGCAGGTGGACATGCAGCAGGTGGACATGCAGCAGGCGCTCATACAGCAGGCAGTCATACAGCAGGCGGACATGCAGCAGGCGGTCATACAGCAGGCGGTCATACAGCAGGCGGTCATACAGCAGGCGGTCATGCAGCAGGCAGACATGCAGCAGGCGGACATGCAGCAGGCGGACATGCAGCAGGCGGACATACAGCAGGCGCTCATACAGCAGGCGGTCATACAGCAGGCGGACATGCAGCAGGCGGACATGCAGCAGGCGGACATACAGCAGGCGGTCATACAGCAGGCAGTCATACAGCAGGTGGACATGCAGCAGGCAGTCATACAGCAGGTGGACATGCAGCAGGCGGACATGCAGCAGGCGGACATGCAGCAGGCGGACATACAGCAGGCGGTCATACAGCAGGCAGTCATACAGCAGGTGGACATGCAGCAGGCGGACATGCAGCAGGCGGACATACAGCAGGCGGTCATGCAGCAGGCAGTCATACAGCAGGTGGACATGCAGCAGGCGGACATACAGCAGGCGGACATACAGCAGGCGGTCATACAGCAGGTGGACATGCAGCAGGTGGACATGCAGCAGGCGGTCATACAGCAGGCAGTCATACAGCAGGTCATACCAGCGCACACAACCCAAAAATACAGTTTGCTCTTTTTTTCCCATCGTTAG